A window of Microcystis aeruginosa FD4 contains these coding sequences:
- a CDS encoding GumC family protein produces MALPIVKRFLISLDQNKFVGIFVFLVCLGGSVIFAFLPDPEKPPTFYRAVGQLAYRVPPPAFTSTGTQLQEQGRAIDRDLLLSPRVLVNAARKLQFNPEQMVKIRDQDLKITFPGEVEGQKNNSNRSRETDQPQEVLLELTADSQAKAELILETLMKEMVEYSRWLNTSQLRARIEALSVRLKEVQKDLTRAEEKFYRYISTQGSDLLAIQDGSLFTAITSSQQQQREIRLELQGIQGQIDSLSKQLDLTPDQAYTSSALSADPIIASIRGQILDTEAQLERLEKDLRPEHPTVVKLRKQQQVNESLLQKRAAEVIGKDGVLTALPSSRIRQQSNLDATRQQLAAQLVTLQTQREGLTKQLESLVTQEQQLRSQYEKFPDKQLQQARLTQAVAFQRGIYENILNALVDAQAAEAETVGSLTVAQPPVARQVEQVFHRKNRLLILLAGAGLGTLAGLGTILLLAVIDDRLHSPQELREALVSRDILLLGQLPIVRNLEGEEIEPILADANANYLPYYERLRSTLRRIGSGEMVKVVIVTSITGGEGKTATAYNLAIAAALAGRRTLLVEGDLRSPSKAEEIGVIPDPNSFREPLLYYGAKSKSIRLAPNIENLSILPSPGPQKQAAAIIESSELQLILKDSRGRFDLVIVDTPSLSSCNDALLLEELADGIILVTRPAITRSSLLSEATDQLTEAEVKILGAVINYVDITPTINTAETELPPLMVPPLQEKTEIEEVKVEV; encoded by the coding sequence ATGGCTCTACCAATTGTTAAACGATTTCTCATCTCGCTAGATCAGAACAAATTTGTGGGAATATTCGTCTTCCTCGTCTGTTTAGGCGGTTCTGTGATCTTTGCTTTCCTACCCGATCCTGAGAAACCCCCCACCTTTTATCGGGCGGTGGGACAATTGGCCTACCGGGTGCCGCCGCCGGCTTTTACCAGTACAGGAACCCAACTGCAAGAACAAGGGCGGGCTATTGATCGCGATTTACTGCTGTCTCCCCGGGTATTGGTCAATGCGGCCAGAAAATTGCAATTTAATCCGGAACAGATGGTTAAAATTCGCGATCAAGATTTAAAAATCACCTTCCCTGGTGAAGTGGAGGGACAAAAAAATAATAGCAATCGATCTCGAGAAACCGACCAACCCCAAGAGGTACTTTTAGAGTTAACGGCCGACTCCCAGGCCAAGGCGGAGTTAATTCTCGAAACCTTGATGAAGGAAATGGTGGAATACAGTCGCTGGCTGAATACATCCCAGTTACGCGCCCGCATAGAAGCTCTCAGTGTCCGACTCAAAGAAGTCCAAAAAGATTTAACCAGAGCCGAAGAAAAGTTTTATCGCTACATTAGTACCCAGGGTTCAGATTTATTGGCGATTCAAGACGGGAGTTTATTCACCGCTATCACCAGCAGTCAACAGCAACAGCGAGAAATTCGCCTAGAACTGCAAGGTATTCAAGGACAAATTGATAGTCTGAGTAAACAACTCGATTTAACCCCCGATCAAGCTTACACCTCCTCGGCCCTTAGTGCCGACCCGATTATTGCCAGTATCCGAGGGCAGATCTTGGACACGGAAGCCCAATTGGAGCGACTAGAGAAGGATTTACGTCCCGAACATCCCACCGTCGTTAAATTACGCAAACAACAGCAAGTTAACGAATCTCTCTTACAAAAAAGAGCCGCCGAGGTGATCGGAAAAGATGGCGTTCTTACCGCTCTTCCCAGCAGTCGCATCCGTCAGCAAAGTAATCTCGATGCCACTCGTCAACAACTAGCGGCTCAATTAGTCACCCTGCAAACCCAGCGTGAGGGTTTAACGAAACAATTAGAATCCTTGGTGACTCAGGAACAGCAATTACGCTCCCAATACGAGAAATTCCCCGATAAACAGCTACAGCAAGCTCGTTTAACCCAAGCCGTCGCCTTTCAACGGGGTATCTACGAGAATATTCTCAATGCTCTGGTGGATGCTCAGGCCGCAGAAGCGGAAACCGTGGGTAGTCTCACTGTCGCCCAACCACCGGTTGCTCGACAGGTCGAACAGGTGTTTCACCGCAAGAATCGTCTCTTAATTCTCTTGGCGGGTGCTGGTTTGGGAACTTTAGCTGGATTGGGTACGATTCTGCTGTTAGCAGTGATCGATGATCGCCTGCACAGTCCCCAAGAATTGCGGGAAGCTTTGGTTAGTCGGGATATCCTGCTCTTGGGACAATTGCCCATTGTCCGGAATTTAGAGGGCGAGGAAATCGAGCCGATTCTCGCCGATGCTAATGCCAATTATCTCCCCTACTACGAACGTTTACGCAGTACCCTGCGACGTATTGGCAGCGGCGAAATGGTGAAAGTGGTTATTGTCACCAGTATTACTGGCGGAGAAGGTAAAACCGCCACTGCCTATAATCTGGCGATCGCAGCGGCTTTAGCGGGCCGACGGACTCTGTTAGTAGAAGGAGATCTGAGAAGTCCTTCTAAGGCCGAAGAAATCGGAGTCATTCCCGATCCTAATTCTTTCCGAGAACCCCTACTTTACTACGGGGCAAAAAGTAAATCGATCCGGCTGGCCCCAAATATTGAAAACCTTTCCATTTTGCCTAGTCCCGGTCCGCAAAAACAAGCGGCAGCTATCATTGAATCGAGCGAATTACAATTAATTCTCAAAGATTCTCGCGGCCGTTTCGATCTGGTGATTGTGGATACTCCTTCTCTGTCTAGCTGTAATGATGCGCTGCTCTTAGAAGAACTAGCGGATGGGATTATTCTGGTAACGCGCCCAGCCATAACTCGTTCTAGTCTCCTGAGTGAAGCAACTGACCAGTTAACGGAAGCGGAAGTGAAAATTTTAGGGGCGGTGATTAACTACGTCGATATTACACCGACTATCAACACCGCCGAAACGGAACTGCCGCCTTTAATGGTTCCCCCACTACAGGAAAAAACAGAGATAGAGGAAGTGAAAGTGGAGGTGTAA
- a CDS encoding family 10 glycosylhydrolase, which translates to MLKKVNYLRSLSCFLATILWSSPLGINSSLAVNDNCQLSESEIKQQENLRQTSTREYNILLQKYAEQLRFCRSRHWLQEQAIWLRLYSCDTRPGSLESILDRIVAKGYNTVYLEVFADGQVLLPPHNNPTVWDSVIKNPSAGNVDLLAEAIKQGHKRGLKVYAWLFSLNFGYAYSLKPERQEVLARNGKGQDSTSFVDDRSQTFVDPYSNQARQDYLILLEAILQRRPDGVLFDYIRYPRGTGVDSVADDVKDLWIFSPSSRQALINRALNNKGKFLIDRYLTRGKISPDDIVEADRLYPQETAPLWQGRIPLEEEMKQSVKSRFDRLKLELWFLAVAHAAQGIIDYISYFSTLVERQGIPAGAVFFPDGNRLVGNQGFDSRLQAWDSFPASLEWHPMSYANCNDTTCVVNQIKRVVESRGNQTPVIPALAGLWGQPYNNRPSLEVQMAAIRIAFPTIDSISHFAFSWQEPQFDRARRFCQI; encoded by the coding sequence ATGTTAAAGAAAGTTAATTATCTGCGATCGCTATCTTGTTTCCTCGCTACAATCCTCTGGAGTAGCCCTCTCGGGATTAACTCTAGTCTCGCTGTCAATGATAATTGTCAACTGTCCGAATCAGAAATCAAACAACAAGAAAATCTGCGTCAAACTTCGACCCGAGAATATAACATTTTATTGCAGAAATATGCTGAACAATTGCGCTTTTGTCGTTCCCGACACTGGTTACAGGAACAGGCGATCTGGTTACGTCTCTACTCCTGTGATACCCGTCCCGGATCGCTCGAAAGTATCCTTGATCGCATCGTGGCCAAAGGTTATAATACAGTTTATCTGGAAGTTTTTGCCGATGGTCAAGTCTTATTACCTCCTCACAATAATCCCACCGTTTGGGATAGCGTCATTAAAAATCCCAGTGCCGGAAATGTGGATTTATTAGCAGAAGCGATCAAACAGGGACATAAACGCGGTTTAAAGGTTTATGCTTGGTTATTTAGCCTCAATTTTGGCTATGCTTATAGCTTAAAACCCGAGCGACAGGAGGTGTTAGCACGCAATGGTAAAGGACAAGATAGCACCTCTTTTGTCGATGATCGATCCCAAACTTTTGTCGATCCCTACAGCAATCAAGCGCGACAGGATTATTTAATTCTCCTAGAAGCCATTTTACAACGTCGTCCCGATGGAGTTTTATTTGATTATATTCGCTATCCCAGAGGAACGGGAGTCGATTCCGTTGCTGATGATGTCAAAGATTTATGGATTTTTAGTCCCTCATCCCGACAAGCTTTAATTAATCGAGCATTAAATAATAAGGGCAAATTTTTAATCGATCGCTATCTGACTCGTGGCAAAATTTCCCCTGATGATATAGTTGAAGCCGATCGCCTTTATCCCCAAGAAACCGCCCCTCTTTGGCAAGGAAGAATACCTTTAGAAGAGGAGATGAAACAATCAGTTAAAAGTCGTTTTGATCGCCTGAAACTAGAACTTTGGTTCCTAGCGGTTGCCCATGCTGCCCAGGGTATCATTGATTATATTAGTTATTTTTCTACCCTAGTAGAACGTCAGGGAATTCCTGCCGGGGCAGTGTTTTTTCCCGATGGAAATCGTCTTGTGGGTAATCAAGGTTTTGATTCCCGTTTACAAGCTTGGGATAGTTTTCCCGCTTCCCTAGAATGGCATCCCATGTCCTACGCTAATTGTAACGATACTACCTGTGTAGTTAATCAGATCAAAAGAGTAGTGGAAAGCAGGGGAAATCAAACTCCTGTTATCCCAGCTTTAGCCGGTTTATGGGGACAACCCTATAACAATCGTCCCTCCTTAGAAGTGCAAATGGCAGCGATTCGCATTGCTTTTCCCACCATAGATAGTATCAGTCATTTTGCTTTTTCTTGGCAAGAACCACAATTCGATCGAGCCCGAAGATTTTGTCAAATATAA
- a CDS encoding DUF3370 domain-containing protein, whose product MLSFLPTILLAQSASVLPQIERKLITQYQEVRQLPGQLNDVLVFNSNSPEVVEKEGILLSTFPGKGKRYPVAHLNHPLQGRFDVFTHHIARQTDPNRDLHQGLIVTNPTSKNLVIRILQGVSYVTSADAPFVDLPSLVEDPNGRVFSGPGSRLASDIMRRRHDTQFPTQIVIPPGQSRMLFDLVIPRSSARSTLLRLYSDGPVYMANLALYEVAEKVKIEDREIETFRPPTLEEWRTLLVRGDLAAPRDFPPTPPDQWFPGRRNFYGRVAGISVGSEWATRIVDPKGGINLTIPQPGQAFAYPLSTVTAATFGTRQIQSAPMLVRYPDTAFKAHGNYGVHYYLTLPLYNNTSKTQVVALSIQTPIKEDNYLDRLLFVEPVQGPVFFRGAVRVTYRNVLGRTEERFFHLVQREGQQGEALVQVELPPGNRRDINLDFLYPPDATPPQVLSVKTLE is encoded by the coding sequence ATGCTTTCTTTCTTACCCACTATTCTTTTAGCTCAGTCCGCCTCGGTTCTGCCCCAGATAGAGAGGAAATTAATCACCCAATATCAGGAAGTGCGTCAGTTGCCCGGTCAACTGAATGACGTTCTAGTTTTTAATAGCAATAGTCCCGAAGTCGTAGAAAAAGAGGGAATTCTCCTCTCCACTTTCCCCGGTAAAGGAAAACGTTATCCCGTAGCCCATCTCAATCATCCCCTACAAGGACGTTTTGACGTTTTCACCCACCACATCGCCCGTCAAACCGATCCCAATCGCGACTTACACCAGGGTCTGATCGTTACTAATCCCACCTCCAAAAACCTCGTTATCCGCATCCTGCAAGGAGTCAGTTACGTCACCTCCGCCGATGCCCCTTTTGTCGATTTACCCTCTCTGGTGGAAGATCCCAATGGCCGGGTTTTTTCCGGTCCCGGTTCCCGTTTAGCCAGCGATATCATGCGTCGTCGCCATGATACCCAATTTCCCACCCAGATCGTCATTCCCCCCGGCCAAAGTCGGATGCTCTTCGATCTAGTTATCCCCAGAAGTAGCGCCCGCTCGACTCTCCTCCGTCTCTACAGCGATGGACCCGTCTATATGGCCAATTTAGCCCTCTACGAAGTTGCCGAAAAAGTCAAAATCGAAGATCGGGAAATAGAAACCTTTCGTCCCCCTACCCTAGAGGAATGGCGTACCCTATTAGTTAGAGGTGATTTAGCGGCTCCTCGCGATTTTCCCCCCACTCCTCCCGATCAATGGTTCCCCGGAAGAAGAAATTTTTATGGTCGCGTGGCCGGAATTTCTGTGGGTTCGGAATGGGCAACCCGGATTGTCGATCCCAAAGGGGGAATTAATCTCACCATTCCTCAACCCGGTCAAGCTTTTGCCTATCCTTTAAGTACGGTGACAGCAGCTACTTTCGGAACCAGACAAATTCAAAGCGCCCCCATGTTAGTGCGTTATCCCGATACGGCTTTCAAAGCTCACGGTAATTACGGTGTTCACTACTATCTGACTTTACCTCTATATAACAACACTAGCAAGACGCAGGTGGTGGCTTTGAGTATTCAAACCCCAATCAAAGAAGACAATTATCTCGATCGCTTGCTATTTGTTGAACCCGTTCAGGGACCAGTATTTTTCCGGGGTGCAGTGCGCGTTACCTATCGTAACGTACTGGGACGCACCGAGGAACGTTTTTTCCATCTCGTTCAACGGGAAGGACAACAGGGAGAAGCTTTAGTACAGGTGGAACTTCCCCCCGGCAACCGACGCGACATTAATCTGGATTTTCTCTATCCCCCCGATGCCACCCCCCCCCAAGTTTTGAGCGTTAAAACTTTGGAATAG
- a CDS encoding YlqD family protein produces the protein MDDAQTSLLLKRPVTIKVIVTPRWKEEAQQQLQAQMAQIDAQIQQLETQGQRAIAEIQRQSLIPLPPAAAQQIDNIQIQVNQQKSEFLEQKNQYLQQLQQVQLLELNQEVAQAQLESFFRVEKGDNLVAKMNVELVLRDGIVEDIRGEI, from the coding sequence ATGGATGACGCACAAACCAGTTTATTACTGAAGCGCCCGGTAACAATTAAAGTAATCGTGACCCCGCGCTGGAAAGAAGAAGCACAACAGCAATTACAAGCACAAATGGCTCAAATTGACGCACAAATTCAACAATTAGAAACCCAAGGTCAAAGAGCGATCGCGGAAATTCAGCGTCAGAGTCTGATCCCCTTACCCCCCGCGGCTGCCCAACAGATTGACAATATTCAAATCCAAGTCAATCAACAGAAAAGTGAGTTTCTCGAACAAAAAAACCAGTATCTGCAACAATTGCAACAGGTACAACTCTTGGAACTCAATCAAGAAGTCGCCCAAGCACAACTAGAAAGCTTTTTCCGGGTCGAAAAAGGCGATAACTTAGTGGCCAAAATGAATGTGGAACTCGTGCTTAGAGATGGCATAGTCGAAGACATTCGCGGCGAAATTTAA
- a CDS encoding long-chain fatty acid--CoA ligase, which translates to MTTLIDYSNIQSLPEVWSIVAQRFPNIIALHDPHSKPEVILTYRELYQQIQQFAAALQALGVTETENVALFADNSPRWFIADQGSMAAGAANAVRSAQADAEELAYILADSDSQTLIVENNQTLGKLLAKIPELPLKLIVLLTDEAPATGAISVQTLNFKQLMAIGAENTLKPITKGENDLATLIYTSGTTGQPKGVMLSHGNLLHQVRNLNAIFQPDPGDRVLSILPSWHSYERSCEYFSLAQGCTQIYTSIRTFKQDLKQFSPQLMVGVPRLWESLYEGIQKQFSQQPAKKQKLVQFFLEKSEKYVIAKRIADNLSLDHLHASPKERLKARIQSLLLYPLHAIGDKLVYGKIRQAVGNKVKIFVSGGGSLARHLDTFYEIAGIPILIGYGLTETSPVATVRRIDHNLRGSAGRPVFQTEICIVDLHSKEVLPTEKHGLVLIRGPQVMQGYYKKPEATEKAISPDGWFDSGDIGWLTAAGDLVLTGRAKDTIVLSNGENIEPQPIEDACLRSPFISQIMLVGQDQKALGALIVPNLDILANWAQEQKLSLNLPALHSDRSTILSSDLYSKKVLALYQQELKREVRNRPSYRTDDQIKTFELILEPFSLENGMMTQTLKIKRPVVTQRYRDMINEMFAK; encoded by the coding sequence ATGACAACCCTAATTGACTATTCAAATATTCAATCTTTACCCGAAGTTTGGTCAATAGTTGCCCAACGTTTCCCCAATATTATCGCTCTGCACGATCCCCACAGTAAACCGGAAGTAATTCTCACCTATCGAGAACTTTATCAACAAATTCAGCAATTTGCCGCCGCTTTGCAAGCATTAGGAGTCACAGAAACCGAAAATGTCGCTTTATTTGCCGATAATAGTCCCCGGTGGTTTATTGCCGACCAAGGTTCCATGGCAGCCGGGGCCGCCAACGCGGTACGATCTGCTCAGGCAGATGCAGAGGAATTAGCCTATATTCTCGCTGATAGTGACAGTCAGACGCTGATTGTCGAAAATAACCAAACTTTAGGGAAATTGCTGGCGAAAATCCCTGAATTGCCCCTGAAATTAATCGTGCTGCTCACCGACGAAGCCCCCGCTACGGGGGCGATTTCCGTGCAGACCTTAAATTTCAAGCAACTAATGGCGATCGGGGCTGAGAACACCCTTAAACCCATCACCAAGGGCGAAAATGATCTGGCTACCCTCATCTACACATCGGGGACGACGGGACAACCCAAAGGGGTGATGTTAAGTCACGGTAATCTGCTGCATCAGGTACGCAACTTAAATGCTATCTTTCAACCGGATCCCGGCGATCGAGTTTTAAGTATACTACCTTCATGGCATTCCTACGAGCGCAGTTGTGAGTATTTCAGTCTAGCTCAAGGTTGCACCCAGATTTATACCAGTATTCGCACTTTTAAGCAGGATTTAAAGCAATTTAGTCCCCAATTAATGGTGGGAGTTCCCCGTCTTTGGGAATCTCTTTACGAAGGTATCCAAAAACAATTTAGTCAACAACCGGCTAAAAAACAGAAATTGGTGCAGTTTTTTCTAGAAAAATCAGAAAAGTACGTTATTGCTAAACGTATCGCCGATAATCTCAGTCTAGATCATCTTCACGCTTCCCCCAAAGAAAGACTCAAAGCAAGAATTCAATCCCTCTTACTCTATCCCCTCCATGCCATCGGTGACAAGCTAGTTTATGGCAAAATTCGCCAAGCAGTGGGAAATAAAGTTAAAATCTTCGTTAGTGGTGGTGGTTCCTTAGCCAGACATCTAGATACTTTCTATGAGATTGCCGGAATCCCGATTTTAATTGGTTATGGACTGACAGAAACTTCTCCTGTCGCTACCGTCCGTCGTATCGATCATAACCTGCGCGGGTCTGCCGGTCGTCCCGTCTTTCAGACAGAAATCTGTATTGTCGATTTACACAGCAAAGAAGTCTTACCGACAGAAAAACACGGTTTAGTCTTGATTCGTGGTCCGCAGGTGATGCAGGGATACTATAAAAAACCAGAAGCAACCGAAAAAGCGATTTCTCCCGATGGTTGGTTTGATAGCGGTGATATTGGTTGGTTAACCGCTGCTGGGGATTTAGTCTTAACTGGACGGGCCAAAGATACAATTGTTTTGAGCAATGGTGAAAATATCGAACCGCAACCGATTGAAGATGCTTGTTTACGCAGTCCCTTTATCTCCCAAATCATGCTAGTGGGACAGGATCAAAAAGCTTTGGGGGCTTTGATCGTGCCTAATCTTGATATACTGGCCAATTGGGCCCAAGAACAGAAACTATCCTTAAATTTACCCGCTCTTCACAGCGATCGCTCAACGATTCTTTCTAGCGATCTCTACAGCAAAAAAGTCTTGGCTCTCTACCAACAAGAATTAAAGCGCGAGGTCAGAAATCGGCCCAGTTATCGTACCGATGACCAGATTAAAACCTTTGAGTTAATTTTAGAGCCTTTTTCCCTAGAAAACGGCATGATGACCCAAACTTTAAAGATTAAACGACCGGTAGTAACGCAACGCTATCGCGATATGATTAACGAGATGTTTGCCAAGTAA
- a CDS encoding Uma2 family endonuclease, with the protein MIALSNYNNLTPEEYLQFEEKSPIKHEYIDGQIYAMAGTTDTHNIVAGNIYTIIRNHLRGSDCRVYFADLKVRLEKRNHFYYPDIIVTCNDRDRETATYKSFPKLIIEVLSDSTEAFDRGDKFNDYQTLESLEEYVLVNSKHQRVETFRRGEQGLWILQTYQQESFSLQSINLTASFRDLYEDVTLETVNDTTESP; encoded by the coding sequence ATGATTGCTTTATCTAACTATAATAATCTCACTCCAGAAGAATATCTTCAGTTTGAAGAAAAAAGTCCCATTAAACACGAATATATCGATGGGCAAATTTACGCCATGGCAGGAACGACGGATACTCATAATATTGTTGCGGGGAATATATACACAATTATTCGTAATCATTTGCGGGGTTCCGATTGTCGGGTTTATTTTGCCGATTTGAAAGTCAGATTAGAGAAACGCAATCACTTTTATTATCCTGATATTATTGTCACCTGCAATGACAGAGATAGAGAAACTGCTACCTACAAAAGTTTTCCTAAATTGATTATTGAAGTTCTCTCCGATTCCACAGAAGCTTTTGACAGGGGGGATAAATTTAATGATTATCAAACTCTAGAAAGTTTAGAGGAATATGTCTTAGTGAATAGCAAACACCAACGAGTGGAAACTTTTCGACGGGGTGAACAGGGTTTATGGATTTTGCAAACCTATCAGCAAGAAAGTTTTAGTTTGCAGAGTATTAATCTGACGGCATCTTTTCGGGATTTATACGAGGATGTCACCCTAGAAACGGTTAATGATACTACCGAAAGTCCTTAA
- a CDS encoding Uma2 family endonuclease — MIALSNYNNLTPEEYLQFEEKSPIKHEYIDGQIYAMAGTTDTHNIIGLNFTFIIRNHLRGSDCRVYFADVKVRLEKRNHFYYPDIIVTCDDRDRETATYKRFPKLIIEVLSDSTEAFDRGDKFNDYQTLESLQEYVLVNSKHQRVETFRRGEQGLWILQTYQEESFSLQSINLTASFRDLYEDVTLETVNYSVE; from the coding sequence ATGATTGCTTTATCTAACTATAATAATCTCACCCCAGAAGAATATCTTCAGTTTGAAGAAAAAAGTCCCATTAAACACGAGTATATCGATGGACAAATTTACGCCATGGCAGGAACGACGGATACTCATAATATTATAGGACTCAATTTCACTTTTATCATTCGTAATCATTTGCGGGGTTCCGATTGTCGGGTTTATTTTGCCGATGTGAAAGTCAGATTAGAGAAACGTAATCACTTTTATTATCCTGATATTATTGTCACCTGCGATGACAGAGATAGGGAAACTGCTACCTACAAACGTTTTCCTAAATTGATTATCGAAGTTCTCTCCGATTCTACAGAAGCTTTTGATAGGGGTGATAAATTTAATGATTATCAAACTCTAGAAAGTTTGCAGGAATATGTCTTAGTGAATAGTAAACACCAACGAGTGGAAACTTTTCGACGGGGTGAACAGGGTTTATGGATTCTGCAAACCTATCAGGAAGAAAGTTTTAGTTTGCAGAGTATTAATCTGACGGCATCTTTTCGGGATTTATACGAGGATGTCACCCTAGAAACGGTTAATTATTCCGTGGAATAA
- a CDS encoding methyl-accepting chemotaxis protein, whose amino-acid sequence MALLNLFPPYLIVLTLVLVIFPTVLTLGIRITLYKHLQESTVKVKRLIRGESRGVQPKIISNLENRFKIASSQLDDVNTAALVDGLYHEEQFTFMSKSLSCEKWDYFVRVLPNLLLAFGLLGTFLGITLNLTGISTLIDINNVDVQSLGEKLKTPLESMGIAFITSLIGLACSSLLTVINLIFNTNLAKVNLISSLEDYLDNILQPTVEGNSRLDKAVNRMVDTQQAFLTNFHTEVTRVLESSLEKVAKKIADGNQETAKLVTQVCDRLTETAGTLSTGASTFQHSAFELNEQVPIITQANREFTQSSQELKNSVLLFKQASELIEKSNFSGNIERFTASLAETQARFSQSTALLEQNIGEIISSNKRANDLAEQVYLNIQESSQKLQDSALGFLEASEKIESSQFADKLVQATADLMTAHQQFANSTTDLNQSTQSLASLTQDFQRSMTTMVELGIKITDLNQKSETILEQNQQRSVTEQEKLSNIQGELVKLIETVKTYQDSFNSESKQLGNQLINRLDERLSQTSDKILTASHGIERSSNNLDVTNANLSQLIDTVTEQVTQVKESLQSELNLLSNNLATVVDDKLTKNSEQLKAVSQSIEKTANQFGSLKSDFSQVINAMNTNTSQLTANLESLRDKLEKVVAKENKSNQKMIEHIYGEIQKCLAQLEKIGEMSSEFSNLKDKIEKLFETIPNPTQKDVEKGINTIFDNFTNKF is encoded by the coding sequence ATGGCATTACTTAACCTTTTTCCTCCCTATCTGATTGTTTTAACTCTAGTCTTGGTTATTTTTCCCACCGTCTTAACTCTGGGAATCCGGATTACTCTCTATAAACATCTCCAAGAGTCAACTGTAAAAGTCAAGCGCTTAATTCGGGGAGAAAGTCGCGGGGTTCAACCTAAAATTATCTCTAATCTAGAGAATAGATTTAAGATAGCCAGTAGTCAACTAGATGATGTTAATACCGCAGCTTTGGTAGATGGTTTATACCATGAAGAACAATTTACGTTCATGTCTAAATCTCTTAGTTGCGAGAAATGGGATTATTTTGTGAGAGTCTTACCCAATCTCCTCCTCGCTTTTGGTTTGTTGGGAACTTTCCTCGGAATTACTCTCAATCTGACGGGAATCAGTACACTTATCGATATCAATAATGTCGATGTGCAAAGTTTGGGAGAAAAGCTCAAAACTCCCCTAGAAAGTATGGGGATTGCTTTTATCACTAGCTTAATTGGTTTAGCTTGTAGTTCTTTACTGACTGTGATTAACTTAATCTTTAATACCAACCTTGCTAAAGTAAATCTAATTAGTTCCCTAGAAGACTATTTAGATAACATCTTGCAGCCGACTGTAGAAGGGAATAGTCGCTTGGATAAAGCGGTTAATCGCATGGTGGATACACAGCAAGCATTTCTGACTAACTTTCATACCGAGGTGACGAGAGTATTAGAATCTTCTTTAGAGAAAGTTGCTAAAAAAATTGCTGATGGTAATCAGGAAACTGCTAAATTAGTCACCCAAGTTTGTGATAGATTAACTGAAACCGCAGGAACTTTATCTACCGGTGCATCGACTTTTCAGCATTCAGCTTTTGAACTTAACGAGCAAGTACCAATTATCACGCAAGCAAACCGAGAGTTTACACAATCCTCTCAGGAACTAAAAAATAGTGTACTGCTTTTTAAACAAGCGTCAGAGTTAATTGAAAAAAGTAACTTCTCTGGTAATATCGAAAGGTTTACCGCTAGTTTAGCAGAAACTCAAGCGAGATTTTCTCAATCCACTGCACTACTAGAGCAGAATATCGGGGAGATTATCAGCAGTAATAAAAGAGCTAACGATTTAGCAGAACAAGTGTATTTAAATATCCAAGAATCTTCTCAAAAATTACAGGATAGTGCGCTAGGTTTTCTGGAAGCTTCCGAAAAAATCGAAAGTAGTCAATTTGCTGATAAGTTAGTGCAAGCAACCGCAGATTTAATGACTGCTCATCAACAGTTTGCCAATTCTACTACAGATTTAAACCAATCAACTCAATCTCTAGCTTCTTTAACTCAAGACTTCCAGCGTTCAATGACAACTATGGTTGAGTTAGGAATAAAAATTACTGACTTGAATCAAAAATCTGAGACAATCCTAGAACAAAATCAGCAACGCTCAGTCACCGAACAAGAAAAGTTATCTAACATTCAGGGAGAATTAGTAAAATTAATCGAAACCGTGAAAACCTATCAAGATAGTTTTAACTCCGAGTCGAAACAATTAGGCAATCAACTTATCAATCGTCTCGATGAAAGACTCTCCCAAACCTCCGATAAAATCCTCACTGCTTCCCATGGGATTGAGCGCTCTAGTAATAATCTCGATGTGACTAATGCTAACTTGTCTCAGTTAATTGATACAGTGACAGAGCAAGTTACTCAAGTCAAGGAAAGCTTACAGTCTGAGTTAAACCTTTTAAGCAATAACTTAGCGACAGTAGTTGACGATAAATTAACTAAGAACTCAGAACAATTAAAAGCAGTTTCCCAATCTATTGAGAAAACAGCCAATCAATTTGGCAGCCTTAAATCAGATTTTTCTCAAGTAATTAACGCGATGAACACCAACACCAGTCAATTAACTGCTAACTTAGAATCTTTGCGAGATAAGTTAGAGAAAGTCGTCGCTAAGGAAAATAAATCGAATCAGAAAATGATTGAACACATCTATGGAGAAATTCAAAAATGTTTAGCACAACTGGAAAAAATTGGCGAAATGAGTTCTGAATTTTCTAACTTAAAGGATAAGATAGAAAAACTTTTTGAGACAATCCCTAATCCTACCCAAAAAGATGTTGAGAAGGGGATTAACACCATATTTGATAACTTCACTAACAAATTCTAA